The following are encoded together in the Natronincola ferrireducens genome:
- a CDS encoding AAA family ATPase, whose translation MTNKFRKDIEQLYTLVKIGSIGSNEFLNHLIISQQLKANQQKHLLDTDGDLKEESLEDIMGELHQLIGLDEVKGIVDEVLAYVEIQQKRKLQGLNATPLVLHMIFKGNPGTGKTTVARLLGRIFKTMDLLDKGHLIEVERADLVGEYIGQTALKVRQQVKEAMGGILFIDEAYSLARGGEKDFGKEAIDALVKAMEDYKDSFILILAGYQEEMDDFLKINPGLKSRFPIHIDFQDYTIEELVDIAEMMVTERQYTMPKSTKAKLYVLLASKRKNDGRYSGNARLVRNLIEKAVRKQAVRLKGQCYYTRDDLITLKREDFLDGETL comes from the coding sequence ATGACAAATAAATTTAGAAAAGATATTGAACAGTTATATACCTTAGTTAAAATAGGTTCTATTGGCAGTAATGAATTTTTAAATCATTTAATTATAAGCCAACAGTTAAAAGCAAATCAACAAAAACATCTCCTGGATACAGATGGTGATCTAAAAGAGGAATCTCTAGAGGATATTATGGGAGAACTTCATCAACTGATAGGACTAGATGAAGTAAAAGGAATAGTAGATGAAGTATTAGCTTATGTTGAAATCCAACAAAAACGTAAACTACAAGGACTAAACGCTACACCACTGGTATTACATATGATTTTTAAAGGCAATCCTGGAACAGGTAAAACAACGGTAGCTAGGCTGTTGGGTAGAATATTTAAAACAATGGATTTATTAGATAAAGGTCATCTCATTGAAGTTGAAAGGGCAGATTTAGTTGGTGAATATATTGGACAGACGGCTTTAAAGGTTAGACAACAGGTCAAAGAGGCGATGGGAGGTATTCTTTTTATAGATGAAGCATATTCTTTAGCAAGGGGAGGGGAGAAGGATTTTGGAAAAGAAGCTATAGATGCTTTAGTGAAAGCTATGGAGGATTATAAGGATAGCTTTATATTAATTCTAGCTGGATATCAGGAAGAAATGGATGATTTTTTAAAAATCAATCCTGGGCTTAAATCACGGTTTCCTATACATATAGATTTTCAGGACTATACTATAGAAGAACTGGTAGATATAGCAGAAATGATGGTGACAGAAAGACAGTATACCATGCCGAAGTCAACTAAAGCTAAACTTTACGTGCTACTGGCATCAAAAAGAAAAAATGATGGCAGGTATTCTGGTAATGCGAGACTTGTAAGAAATTTAATTGAGAAGGCTGTTAGGAAACAAGCTGTTAGACTTAAAGGGCAATGCTATTATACAAGGGATGATTTAATTACTTTAAAAAGAGAAGATTTTTTGGATGGTGAAACTTTATGA
- a CDS encoding methionine gamma-lyase family protein — translation MNYDKAILKEAFGISSDVLNKGEIIEEKLYDIYSNLKKIKAYNQYKVLQAMQESNISDQHFNWTTGYGYNDIGRDKLEEVYAKVFKSEDAIVRPTIANGTHALTLCLTALLNPGDEMVAVTGKPYDTLDELIGIHGDYRGSLKNIGVKYTQIDFLHNGEVDFSAIKKEVTEKTRLVYIQRSTGYGFRKAIDIDAIEKIVTYIKNINPNILCMVDNCYGEFLEIKEPTEVGVDILAGSLIKNPGGGLALSGGYIVGKKSLVELVSYKLTSPGIGKECGLTFGLTRTMFQGLFLAPHIVTEAVKGAIFCSKLFAEEGYEVKPQYNEKRSDIIQAVKLESEEKVLAFCKGIQAAAPIDSFVTPIPWDMPGYDAPIIMAAGAFIQGSSIELSADAPIKPPYIVYFQGGLTYEHSKLGALMALQNIKNLKL, via the coding sequence ATGAATTATGATAAAGCTATACTAAAAGAAGCTTTTGGAATTAGCTCAGATGTTTTAAATAAAGGGGAGATAATAGAGGAAAAGCTATATGATATTTACAGTAATCTTAAAAAAATTAAAGCCTATAATCAATATAAAGTCCTGCAGGCTATGCAGGAAAGTAATATAAGTGATCAGCATTTCAACTGGACTACAGGCTATGGTTATAATGATATAGGCCGAGATAAGCTGGAGGAGGTATATGCTAAGGTTTTTAAAAGCGAGGACGCTATTGTGAGACCAACCATCGCAAATGGGACTCATGCCCTAACCTTATGCTTAACAGCTTTATTGAATCCAGGAGATGAGATGGTAGCAGTAACAGGCAAACCCTATGACACACTAGATGAGTTGATTGGGATTCATGGTGACTATAGAGGAAGTCTTAAGAATATCGGCGTAAAATATACTCAAATAGATTTTTTGCACAATGGAGAAGTAGACTTTTCTGCTATTAAAAAGGAAGTAACAGAGAAAACTAGATTGGTATATATTCAACGTTCTACAGGATATGGCTTTAGAAAGGCTATAGATATTGATGCTATTGAAAAAATTGTTACATACATAAAAAATATAAATCCAAATATTTTATGTATGGTTGATAACTGTTATGGGGAATTTCTAGAAATAAAAGAACCTACAGAAGTGGGGGTAGATATTTTAGCAGGATCTTTAATTAAAAATCCAGGTGGTGGACTTGCTTTATCAGGAGGATATATTGTAGGAAAAAAATCTTTAGTTGAATTGGTTTCGTATAAGCTTACTTCTCCAGGCATTGGAAAGGAATGCGGTCTCACCTTTGGATTAACTAGAACAATGTTTCAAGGGCTTTTTTTAGCCCCTCATATTGTTACGGAAGCTGTAAAAGGTGCCATATTCTGTTCTAAACTGTTTGCAGAAGAAGGCTATGAGGTCAAACCTCAATATAATGAGAAAAGAAGTGATATTATACAAGCTGTAAAATTAGAAAGTGAAGAGAAGGTATTAGCCTTCTGTAAAGGTATACAGGCAGCTGCACCTATAGATTCATTTGTAACACCAATACCCTGGGATATGCCTGGATATGATGCTCCTATTATTATGGCAGCTGGAGCCTTTATTCAAGGCTCATCTATAGAACTCAGTGCTGATGCACCAATAAAGCCCCCATATATTGTATACTTTCAAGGAGGTCTAACCTATGAGCATAGTAAATTAGGAGCTTTAATGGCACTACAAAATATAAAAAACCTAAAGCTATAA
- a CDS encoding tyrosine-type recombinase/integrase, whose amino-acid sequence MVKNKLSIHNKSDKPNNIVLKENEIIERCLEIERQLPSFMRDFFLYLKSGVALSTRLAYLEDVLFFCKYLVNESSLTEAPTATAISIEDFNKISAKDINRFLGDYCSRYTMERDEFVKIIENRNRSLARKKSSLSVLFKFLYRDEILEKNITDGFNPIRLPKPQPDAIKRLEIDEVAKMLDFVETGEGFTEKEKVYWEKTKLRDKAIIILFVTYGLRVSELQQLNISSFNFNRGDFRIYRKRSKEVLMPLNKTCEKVIKEYIRNERAPENTVNEADKDALFLSMQNKRMTIRAIRNLVKKYTSLALGTSKNNGYSPHKLRATAATSLIQQGFSIYDVQNLLDHDNVTTTQLYAAHKKNVKREIVKNFEWLDEN is encoded by the coding sequence ATGGTAAAAAACAAACTATCTATACATAATAAGTCTGACAAACCCAACAATATTGTGTTAAAGGAAAATGAAATCATTGAAAGATGCTTGGAAATTGAAAGGCAACTCCCTTCTTTTATGAGAGACTTCTTCCTTTATTTAAAAAGCGGTGTGGCTCTCTCCACCCGTCTAGCTTATTTAGAAGATGTATTATTTTTTTGCAAGTATTTAGTTAATGAGTCATCTCTTACTGAGGCTCCCACTGCTACTGCTATTTCCATTGAAGATTTTAATAAAATCTCTGCTAAAGATATTAATCGTTTTTTAGGAGACTATTGTTCTAGATATACAATGGAACGAGATGAGTTTGTTAAAATAATTGAAAATAGAAATAGATCATTAGCCAGAAAGAAATCTTCTTTATCAGTTCTGTTTAAGTTTTTGTATAGAGATGAAATTTTAGAAAAAAATATAACGGATGGTTTTAATCCTATTAGATTACCTAAACCTCAGCCTGATGCCATAAAACGATTAGAAATAGATGAGGTTGCCAAAATGCTAGACTTTGTTGAGACGGGAGAAGGCTTTACAGAGAAGGAAAAAGTATATTGGGAAAAGACAAAGCTTAGAGATAAAGCAATTATTATCTTATTTGTTACCTATGGGCTTAGGGTAAGCGAATTGCAACAGCTAAATATTTCTTCTTTTAATTTTAACAGAGGAGATTTTAGAATTTATCGCAAACGTAGTAAGGAAGTATTAATGCCTCTAAACAAAACCTGTGAAAAAGTTATTAAAGAGTATATTAGAAATGAACGAGCTCCTGAAAATACTGTGAATGAAGCCGATAAAGATGCTCTATTTTTATCAATGCAAAACAAACGTATGACTATTAGGGCTATTCGTAATCTAGTAAAAAAATATACATCTTTGGCTTTAGGAACTAGTAAGAATAATGGATATAGCCCCCATAAATTAAGAGCTACAGCGGCTACTTCTTTAATACAGCAGGGATTTTCTATATATGATGTACAGAATCTTCTTGACCATGATAATGTTACAACAACACAGTTATATGCAGCTCACAAAAAAAATGTAAAGCGAGAAATCGTTAAAAATTTTGAGTGGTTAGACGAGAATTAG
- a CDS encoding GTPase domain-containing protein, which yields MKCCILLGKPNVGKTSFFLNFAEYLGITKCILEFIDYQGMKTVKNYSLSMAKSHLISPSPFHTRDICKLTLYIPIYKGHSEFLLYDTGGLIDGISKDEGIRKSMAETLKYLYDSQIILHMIDASSIYKNQINTLSEIDYQLNQYGRSRGCYCILANKVDLKEGVGGLELLKKEFKDTYVIPTSSIKRIGFKEVKKFVSRNL from the coding sequence ATGAAGTGTTGTATTTTGTTAGGCAAACCAAACGTTGGTAAAACATCTTTTTTTTTGAATTTTGCTGAGTATTTAGGTATAACTAAATGCATACTTGAGTTTATTGATTACCAGGGAATGAAAACAGTAAAAAACTATTCTCTTAGTATGGCTAAAAGCCACCTAATTAGTCCTTCCCCTTTTCACACTCGAGATATATGTAAATTAACCTTATATATACCTATATATAAAGGGCATAGTGAGTTTTTGCTCTATGACACAGGAGGATTAATCGATGGGATTAGTAAAGATGAAGGGATTAGAAAATCTATGGCCGAAACATTAAAATATCTTTATGATAGTCAAATAATATTACATATGATAGATGCTTCCAGCATATACAAAAACCAAATTAATACTTTAAGTGAAATAGATTATCAACTTAATCAATATGGGAGAAGTCGGGGATGTTATTGCATCTTAGCTAATAAGGTTGACTTAAAAGAAGGTGTAGGGGGTCTAGAATTGTTGAAAAAAGAATTTAAGGATACATATGTTATACCTACCTCATCTATCAAGAGAATAGGTTTTAAAGAGGTGAAAAAATTTGTTTCTAGAAATCTTTAA
- a CDS encoding MazG nucleotide pyrophosphohydrolase domain-containing protein, producing the protein MDIRDAVEMIWDNRKYITNDAKTAISHLNEEVAESLKALMKDDLDKAKRELQDAMSCLFIAMKVLDVDVEESVNRQIEQMKKRNSKIMIFKEDKVEIYVDGTLKGGWSIWGNEDIREAEKLAKEFGCEIRHEFDKKEQNDK; encoded by the coding sequence ATGGATATAAGAGATGCTGTTGAAATGATTTGGGATAATAGAAAGTATATTACTAATGATGCTAAAACTGCCATCAGCCACCTAAATGAAGAAGTAGCAGAATCGTTAAAGGCATTAATGAAGGATGATTTAGATAAAGCTAAACGAGAACTTCAGGATGCAATGTCTTGTTTATTTATAGCCATGAAGGTTTTAGATGTAGATGTGGAGGAATCAGTTAATAGACAAATAGAACAAATGAAAAAAAGAAATAGCAAGATTATGATTTTTAAGGAAGATAAGGTTGAAATCTATGTAGATGGAACTTTAAAGGGTGGTTGGTCCATTTGGGGTAATGAGGATATACGAGAAGCAGAAAAATTAGCTAAAGAATTTGGGTGTGAAATTCGCCATGAATTTGATAAAAAAGAACAAAATGATAAGTAA
- a CDS encoding D-alanyl-D-alanine carboxypeptidase family protein produces the protein MYKKAALVVVMLVFHLISPHQVWAEEIQCNGKAGIVMDVETGRILYEKNIFEELPMASTTKIMTALLAIENIPLDKKVEIHPKAQGVEGSSIYLEANEKVRMIDLLYGLMLRSGNDAAEAIAYEVSGSIEEFAVLMTARARELGANNTSFMNPHGLHDDNHYTTAYDLAVITREALKNPTFKQIVKTKFWVAEREGYKHFTNKNKTLNICEGGDGVKTGFTKKAGRCLVASATKNNMQFIAITLNDGDWFNTTKQLLEYSFEKYQPYKLVEKGDIIKQIMVENGTKDYLYVRAPRTIIIPVIEGEEEKIISVIQTPTLLDAPIINGQVIGKMLTYLNGELIDTQSLLANENIDKLTIKERVLKFLKIY, from the coding sequence ATGTATAAGAAAGCAGCACTTGTAGTAGTGATGCTGGTTTTTCATTTAATATCTCCCCATCAGGTGTGGGCTGAGGAGATACAGTGTAATGGTAAAGCTGGAATTGTGATGGATGTAGAAACTGGTAGAATATTATATGAAAAAAATATTTTTGAAGAACTACCAATGGCTAGTACTACTAAAATTATGACAGCACTTTTGGCTATTGAAAATATTCCCTTAGATAAAAAAGTGGAGATTCATCCAAAGGCTCAGGGGGTAGAGGGCTCTTCTATATATTTAGAAGCAAATGAAAAAGTAAGGATGATTGATCTACTCTATGGGCTAATGTTGAGGTCAGGTAATGATGCGGCAGAAGCTATAGCCTATGAGGTCAGTGGTTCTATAGAGGAATTTGCAGTCCTCATGACTGCAAGAGCCAGAGAACTAGGGGCAAATAATACAAGCTTTATGAATCCCCATGGTTTACATGATGATAATCACTATACAACTGCTTATGATCTTGCTGTCATTACAAGAGAAGCCCTTAAAAATCCTACTTTTAAACAAATTGTTAAAACTAAGTTTTGGGTAGCTGAAAGGGAGGGATATAAGCATTTTACTAACAAAAATAAAACCTTGAATATTTGTGAAGGTGGAGATGGAGTAAAAACTGGATTTACTAAAAAAGCAGGAAGATGCTTAGTTGCTTCGGCTACTAAAAACAATATGCAATTTATTGCAATAACATTAAATGATGGGGATTGGTTTAATACCACAAAACAATTATTAGAATACTCTTTTGAAAAATATCAGCCCTATAAGCTAGTGGAAAAAGGGGATATAATTAAACAAATTATGGTGGAGAATGGTACTAAAGATTATCTTTATGTAAGGGCGCCGAGAACAATCATCATTCCTGTTATAGAGGGAGAAGAAGAAAAAATAATATCTGTCATACAAACTCCTACGCTTCTTGATGCACCTATAATAAATGGCCAGGTTATTGGCAAGATGTTAACTTATTTAAATGGAGAATTAATAGATACCCAAAGCTTATTAGCTAATGAAAACATAGATAAGTTAACTATAAAGGAAAGAGTATTAAAGTTTCTAAAAATATATTAG
- a CDS encoding FAD-dependent oxidoreductase, translated as MTKTKVVIIGGGWAGCAAAITAKKAGANVVVYERTDMVLGLGNVGGIMRNNGRYTATEESILLGANELFELCDNCSRHKNIDFPGHQHANLYDVTIIEPRVRRLLEYKGIKIYFQQRVIDVIKQDNKIAAIKLQDNSIVEGDVFIETTGSTGPMGNCLKYGNGCAMCILRCPSFGPRVSLSYKAGVEDILGQRSNGSFGAFSGSCKLNKDSLSKEIVEELNKKGVFVIPVPKEDVNMDKLNMKVCQQYALKEYAENLVLLDTGHAKLMAPFYPLEKLRKLPGFENVRFEDPYAGGIGNSIRYLSIAPRNNGMKVDGLDNLLCGGEKGGLFVGHTEAIVTGSLAGHNAVRTLLGMPLLELPRNLASGDIIAYANEEILKEEGLKRRYTFAGGDYFKRMKQLNLYTTDTKLLSNKIDRLNLLNIYCEKLV; from the coding sequence ATGACAAAAACTAAAGTAGTTATTATAGGTGGGGGCTGGGCTGGCTGTGCAGCTGCTATAACAGCGAAAAAAGCTGGTGCCAATGTAGTTGTATACGAACGAACTGATATGGTGTTAGGTTTAGGTAATGTGGGAGGGATTATGAGAAATAATGGTCGTTATACAGCTACTGAAGAATCAATTTTGCTGGGAGCAAACGAACTTTTTGAGTTATGTGATAATTGTTCTAGACACAAAAACATCGATTTTCCAGGTCATCAACATGCAAATCTCTATGATGTAACTATTATAGAGCCTAGAGTTAGAAGATTATTAGAATACAAGGGTATTAAAATATATTTTCAACAAAGAGTCATAGATGTTATAAAGCAGGATAATAAAATAGCAGCTATTAAGCTTCAAGATAACAGTATTGTAGAGGGTGATGTATTTATTGAAACAACAGGATCCACTGGACCTATGGGTAATTGTTTAAAGTATGGAAATGGGTGTGCTATGTGTATCCTAAGATGTCCCTCTTTTGGTCCTAGAGTTAGTTTAAGTTATAAGGCTGGTGTAGAGGATATATTAGGTCAAAGATCTAATGGTTCCTTTGGAGCCTTTAGTGGTTCCTGCAAATTGAATAAGGACTCTCTATCTAAGGAAATAGTAGAGGAACTAAATAAAAAAGGAGTATTTGTAATTCCAGTACCTAAAGAAGATGTGAACATGGATAAGTTAAATATGAAGGTATGCCAACAATATGCGTTAAAGGAATATGCAGAAAATCTTGTATTGCTGGATACAGGTCATGCAAAATTAATGGCACCATTCTATCCATTAGAAAAATTAAGAAAGCTACCAGGTTTTGAGAATGTACGTTTTGAGGATCCATATGCAGGGGGAATAGGGAACTCTATTCGATATTTATCTATAGCTCCACGTAATAATGGTATGAAGGTTGATGGATTAGATAATTTACTATGCGGGGGAGAGAAGGGGGGACTCTTTGTTGGTCATACTGAAGCCATCGTAACCGGTAGTCTTGCAGGTCACAATGCAGTTCGAACTTTATTGGGAATGCCATTACTAGAGCTTCCTAGAAATCTTGCATCAGGAGATATAATTGCTTATGCTAATGAAGAAATTCTAAAAGAAGAAGGATTAAAAAGAAGATACACTTTTGCAGGGGGAGATTATTTTAAACGAATGAAGCAATTAAATTTATACACTACAGATACTAAATTATTAAGCAATAAAATAGATAGACTTAATCTATTAAATATATACTGTGAGAAATTAGTCTAA
- the uvsE gene encoding UV DNA damage repair endonuclease UvsE: MKIRLGYVAIALNIHEGSPNKTVTYKTFSQLPDDETKLYKLKSLTKKNLETTKRILIYNKAHNIALYRFTSKLVPLATHPEVIQWDYIQEFNNLYKDIGKFILGNKLRVSAHPDHFTLINTPDEKVLKASLQDLEYHVKVFEAMDLNHQDGKLVLHIGGTYGNKKVATDRFIGNFKELSPRYKNRIILENDDKSFTAKEVLEICEYLQIPMVLDIHHHWCNNNGENIRELIPFIFDTWKGEKHPPKIHASSPKDNKNIRAHADYLDLDFLMGFINDAKNHGCDFDIMIEAKKKDLALFKLMEDFKQIQKEANIDILNEATIQIN, encoded by the coding sequence TTGAAAATTAGATTAGGTTATGTAGCAATAGCTTTAAATATTCATGAAGGTTCCCCAAACAAAACTGTAACCTATAAAACCTTTTCTCAGCTTCCCGATGATGAAACGAAGCTGTATAAACTTAAATCTCTTACAAAGAAAAATTTGGAAACAACAAAAAGAATTCTTATATATAACAAAGCCCATAACATTGCTTTATATCGTTTTACCTCTAAGCTAGTGCCCTTGGCTACTCACCCGGAGGTAATACAATGGGATTATATTCAGGAATTTAATAATTTATATAAAGATATTGGAAAATTTATTCTAGGCAATAAACTTAGGGTAAGTGCTCATCCTGATCATTTCACTCTGATTAATACTCCAGATGAGAAGGTTTTAAAAGCTTCACTACAGGATTTAGAGTATCATGTGAAGGTTTTTGAAGCTATGGATTTAAATCATCAGGATGGTAAGCTTGTTCTACATATTGGGGGAACTTATGGCAATAAAAAAGTAGCCACCGATAGATTTATTGGTAATTTTAAAGAATTAAGTCCAAGGTATAAAAATCGTATTATTTTAGAAAACGATGATAAATCCTTTACTGCTAAAGAAGTACTTGAAATATGTGAATACTTGCAAATTCCAATGGTGTTAGATATTCATCATCACTGGTGCAACAACAACGGTGAAAACATTAGAGAGCTAATACCATTTATTTTTGACACATGGAAAGGAGAAAAGCATCCTCCTAAAATTCATGCTTCAAGTCCTAAGGATAATAAAAATATTAGAGCTCATGCCGATTATTTAGACTTAGATTTTTTGATGGGTTTTATTAATGATGCAAAAAATCATGGATGTGACTTTGATATTATGATTGAAGCTAAAAAAAAGGACTTGGCACTATTTAAACTAATGGAGGATTTCAAACAAATTCAAAAAGAGGCAAATATAGATATATTAAACGAAGCTACTATTCAAATAAATTAA
- the lexA gene encoding transcriptional repressor LexA gives MYEDLNSKQLQILQYMKNEISSKGYPPSVREICQAVGLKSTSTVHGHLSKLEEKGYIRKDPTKPRAIEILDNDYNYDYKLHKEIINVPIIGKVTAGQPILAVENIEETFPLPADFINHKDEDVFMLSVKGDSMIEAGILDGDYVIVRRQSYASNSDIVVALLDDGATVKRFYREIDHIRLQPENKFMEPIRVIDVTILGKVIGVFRKI, from the coding sequence ATGTATGAAGATTTAAATAGTAAACAACTTCAAATTTTACAATACATGAAAAATGAAATCAGTTCCAAGGGGTATCCTCCTTCAGTAAGAGAAATATGCCAAGCTGTGGGATTAAAATCCACATCTACTGTCCATGGGCATTTAAGTAAACTAGAAGAAAAAGGATATATTCGTAAAGATCCTACCAAACCAAGAGCAATAGAAATTTTAGATAATGACTATAACTATGACTATAAACTACATAAAGAAATAATAAATGTTCCTATTATTGGAAAGGTTACAGCGGGGCAACCTATTTTAGCTGTAGAAAATATAGAAGAAACCTTTCCCCTCCCAGCTGATTTTATAAATCATAAAGATGAAGACGTTTTTATGCTGTCGGTTAAAGGAGATAGTATGATTGAAGCGGGAATCTTGGATGGAGATTATGTTATTGTTCGAAGGCAGTCCTATGCCTCTAATAGTGATATTGTAGTAGCTTTGTTAGATGATGGAGCTACCGTGAAAAGATTTTATCGTGAAATTGATCATATAAGATTACAACCAGAAAATAAATTTATGGAGCCCATTAGGGTTATAGATGTTACGATACTAGGAAAAGTAATAGGAGTATTTAGAAAAATTTAG
- a CDS encoding sulfide/dihydroorotate dehydrogenase-like FAD/NAD-binding protein, with protein sequence MSEHRWQCIDAGSDYCPCYLAETMDCITCSHLQEKEFCDCDWRGVCIYQAFTFEGHKKKNPRGDIRAEITEREELGDRLIVFTLKVPHTLARQVNQPGSYIFIRNENFGQYFDIPISVMSVDSRRDYIKIAVEIHGVKTKTIKSADNYMLIRGPYWNGVFGLEYLKQTQNTNCLIIARGIAQAPAILVIHYLLRNNNNIDLILDRGSINYNFIEEYCDINSTIECNLYESEGTKALEKQLDTKTYGVVFLGGSDYLKSRLFSSIEKLEGMNVVRTNNNELCCGEGICGSCTMYDINGIPIRTCKTQIVKSQS encoded by the coding sequence ATGAGCGAGCACCGTTGGCAGTGTATTGATGCTGGGAGTGATTATTGTCCATGTTATTTAGCTGAAACTATGGATTGCATTACTTGTTCACATTTACAAGAAAAGGAATTTTGCGACTGCGATTGGAGAGGTGTATGTATTTATCAAGCATTTACATTTGAAGGTCATAAAAAGAAGAATCCTAGAGGGGATATTAGGGCTGAAATTACAGAACGAGAGGAGTTAGGGGATCGACTCATAGTTTTCACATTAAAAGTCCCTCATACATTAGCTAGGCAGGTAAATCAACCTGGCTCTTACATTTTTATTCGTAATGAAAATTTTGGTCAATATTTTGATATTCCCATCTCTGTAATGAGTGTTGATAGCAGAAGAGATTATATAAAAATAGCAGTAGAAATTCATGGTGTAAAAACAAAAACCATTAAAAGTGCAGATAACTATATGTTAATAAGGGGTCCTTATTGGAATGGAGTATTTGGACTAGAATATTTAAAGCAGACACAAAATACCAATTGTTTAATCATAGCTAGAGGAATTGCTCAAGCACCAGCAATTCTCGTAATTCATTATCTTTTAAGAAATAACAATAATATAGATTTGATACTGGACAGAGGATCAATAAATTATAATTTCATAGAAGAATACTGTGACATAAACTCAACAATAGAATGCAATTTATATGAGTCCGAAGGAACAAAGGCTTTAGAAAAACAGTTGGACACTAAAACCTATGGTGTTGTTTTTTTAGGAGGATCTGATTATTTGAAGAGCAGATTGTTTTCTTCAATTGAAAAACTAGAGGGTATGAATGTAGTAAGAACAAACAATAATGAGTTGTGTTGTGGGGAAGGGATTTGTGGTTCATGTACTATGTATGATATAAATGGAATCCCTATTCGTACCTGTAAAACCCAAATAGTAAAAAGTCAAAGTTAG
- the ytfJ gene encoding GerW family sporulation protein: MSEHPIEALMKTTMESIKEMVDVNTIVGDAVETPDGTVIIPISKVSFGFASGGGDYVNRDSSDNQSQEDENNKYDKEKFPFAGGAGAGVSVQPVAFMVVGNGHIKLMPVDQRANMIDNLITTAPKVVQSIQSMFSNKEKSDGGANNIITYE, encoded by the coding sequence TTGAGCGAGCATCCAATTGAAGCATTAATGAAAACAACAATGGAAAGTATTAAAGAGATGGTAGATGTCAACACAATTGTTGGAGATGCTGTTGAAACTCCAGATGGAACAGTAATCATACCTATATCAAAGGTATCCTTCGGATTTGCATCTGGAGGTGGTGACTATGTAAATAGAGATTCTTCAGATAACCAAAGTCAAGAGGATGAAAATAATAAATATGATAAGGAAAAGTTTCCTTTTGCAGGTGGTGCTGGTGCTGGTGTTTCTGTACAACCTGTAGCATTTATGGTGGTTGGTAATGGGCACATAAAGCTCATGCCAGTTGATCAAAGGGCTAATATGATTGATAACCTCATCACTACTGCACCGAAGGTTGTTCAAAGTATTCAAAGTATGTTCAGTAATAAAGAAAAATCAGATGGTGGAGCCAACAATATAATTACCTATGAATAG
- the hfq gene encoding RNA chaperone Hfq: MKNTINLQDIFLNQVRKESIAITIYLVNGFQLKGLVKGFDNYTIVLDSEGKQQLIYKHAISTICPNNPVNFMQNPKNLNE; this comes from the coding sequence ATGAAAAATACTATTAATTTGCAGGATATTTTTTTAAATCAAGTTAGAAAGGAAAGTATTGCAATAACCATATACCTAGTAAATGGTTTTCAACTCAAAGGGTTAGTAAAAGGGTTTGATAATTATACAATTGTTTTAGATTCTGAAGGAAAACAACAGTTGATATATAAGCATGCTATTTCCACCATATGTCCAAATAACCCAGTAAATTTTATGCAAAATCCTAAAAATCTTAATGAATAA